In Brienomyrus brachyistius isolate T26 chromosome 25, BBRACH_0.4, whole genome shotgun sequence, a single window of DNA contains:
- the LOC125720541 gene encoding LOW QUALITY PROTEIN: inhibitor of growth protein 2-like (The sequence of the model RefSeq protein was modified relative to this genomic sequence to represent the inferred CDS: deleted 1 base in 1 codon) yields the protein MLGHYPNVEKTQLLSYVEDYLECVESLPLDIQRNVSILREIDSKYQEVLKELDDVYEKYKKESDGAQRRRLQNQLQRALICSQELGDEKIHVVTQMMELVENRARQMDSHVHCFQEPTETERTSERLRQEAVPPERSSARRPRRQRHSESRDSCHAANGVDEPGKEPSPPPHRLRRHPPVREKRSKSAKKKKRSRAKQEREASPAEYAIDPDEPTYCLCDQVSYGEMIGCDNEQCPIEWFHFSCVGLTYKPKGKWYCPKCRGDSEKTMERSLEKPKKDRRSR from the exons ATGTTGGGACACTATCCAAACGTGGAAAAGACACAACTGCTCAGCTATGTGGAGGACTACCTTGAGTGTGTGGAGTCACTGCCATTGGACATTCAAAGGAATGTTTCAATCTTGCGCGAGATCGACTCGAAATATCAAG AGGTGCTGAAAGAGCTGGACGATGTGTATGAGAAGTACAAGAAAGAGTCAGATGGGGCCCAGAGGCGTCGCCTGCAGAACCAGCTGCAGCGTGCCCTCATCTGCAGCCAGGAGCTGGGTGACGAGAAGATACACGTGGTGACGCAGATGATGGAGCTGGTGGAGAATCGAGCGCGCCAGATGGACTCCCACGTGCACTGCTTTCAGGAGCCGACCGAGACGGAGCGGACCAGTGAACGGCTCAGGCAGGAGGCTGTGCCCCCTGAACGATCATCAGCGCGGCGGCCCCGACGCCAGCGGCACAGCGAGAGCCGCGACTCCTGCCACGCAGCCAACGGCGTAGACGAGCCAGGCAAGGAACCATCTCCCCCTCCG CACCGCCTCCGCCGCCACCCGCCTGTCCGAGAGAAGCGGTCCAAGTCAGCTAAGAAGAAGAAGCGTTCTCGCGCCAAGCAGGAGCGCGAAGCCTCTCCGGCGGAGTACGCCATCGACCCCGACGAGCCCACCTACTGCCTGTGCGACCAGGTCTCCTATGGCGAGATGATTGGCTGCGACAATGAACAGTGTCCCATTGAATGGTTCCACTTCTCCTGTGTTGGACTAACCTACAAGCCGAAAGGGAAGTGGTACTGCCCAAAGTGTAGGGGAGACAGTGAAAAAACGATGGAGAGGAGTCTCGAAAAACCCAAGAAGGACCGAAGGTCGAGGTAG
- the LOC125720544 gene encoding protein WWC2-like, with the protein MPRKGNGQLPLPDGWEEARDYDGKVFYIDHNTKQTSWIDPRDRLTKPLSFADCVGDELPWGWEAAYDPQIGIYYVDHINKTTQLEDPRKEWRKEQERMLKDYLAVAQDALQAQKELYQVKEQRLALALDQYVRLNDAYKEKSSSRTSLFSGSSSSTKYDPDILKAEISTTKVRVSNLKRELSQMKQDLFYKEQGFETLQQIDQKMCGGQSGYRLKEAKAIVSELKSIRRAISTGEKERLDLMQCLAKLKGRFHPDQSVGLSEPDLRHPPTSQILFRRTLDVGSQTDVSGEAGMCGGSTLAEKVRLSLQYEEAKRSMANVKIELAKLDGEAWPGELDAERERLLLLNEKEELLKELQFVTPRRRSAGDLRRLEAERLRLEEELLSARTSPSQALAQRLKVQERRRVLVQKLEESTRLATVLQSQLKSLSASTLSVSSGSSLGSLASSRGSLNASSRGSLNSLSSAELYYSPAEPPLDLELLLQERGGSYAPPGAITTIHEHEVVRGSRDGPAPDQPPKSLASLSSRSSLSSLSPPGSPLVLDAVFSSARDLPIDFGECEAMAAGSEFAGLSFYESQPLREVESADRESGDAPRRGTLAALQEGMAGMDLQNPLLQEQPACVSAAISDESVAGDSGVYEASVKRSNELEDPAYTEDEPTPLEAVQLQLGLKYDAANSGLVIVVIQLQCQGAVPVPPCTRMYLRLVLLPSSSDTSCLFRTRVLSLAEGMAFSDIFRATGTWDALWCKTLRVDLCRVGQSRQEECLAGALVSLSDLQLSGDLSTQWYELHAHRRSKELREDRPVPRDGGQHTCGGAVDLDAVSALLQRTSTELQAVEQELALEERESQLGVGEKWLELLGEKGEVEVEGEEEQEEAEEALLGDACSDQHYKEEDEVVEREAEVSQESNPPGAGGPTLVDKETNTEEAGAAVRPKERGGAGPRPRAFARNSSVMRSHTFSPGERNQYICRLSRSDSDSSTLTRKSPFIRNASERRSLRVKQTIRQPTLRGPVADRPTRTSLDLELDLQAVRTRQNHLEEELRQLRELKIRLEALKARGETELPSAVLEDERFHRLLQQAEKQAEQSKEEQKQGLKAEKLLRKASKDVCRLREQSQKVPLQVQSFREKMAYFTRAKILIPSLPADDV; encoded by the exons GCTGACGAAGCCCCTGTCGTTTGCGGACTGCGTAGGGGACGAGCTCCCATGGGGCTGGGAAGCTGCCTACGACCCCCAGATTGGGATCTACTACGTCGACCACATCAACA aGACCACCCAGCTGGAGGACCCCCGCAAAGAATGGCGCAAAGAGCAGGAGCGCATGCTGAAAGACTACCTGGCGGTGGCCCAGGACGCACTGCAGGCCCAGAAGGAGCTGTACCAGGTCAAGGAGCAGAGGCTGGCTCTGGCCCTGGATCAGTACGTGCGCCTCAATGATGCCTACAAGGAGAAGTCCAGCTCCCGCACCAGCC TGTTCTCCGGCTCCTCCTCGAGCACCAAGTACGACCCGGACATCTTAAAAGCAGAAATATCAACCACGAAAGTGCGA GTGAGCAACCTGAAGCGCGAGCTCTCGCAGATGAAGCAGGACCTCTTCTACAAGGAGCAGGGCTTCGAAACCCTGCAGCA AATTGACCAAAAAATGTGCGGTGGCCAGAGTGGTTACCGTCTGAAGGAGGCCAAGGCCATCGTGAGCGAGCTGAAGTCCATCCGGCGAGCCATCAGCACGGGAGAGAAGGAGCGGCTGGACCTCATGCAG TGTCTGGCCAAGCTGAAAGGTCGCTTCCACCCGGACCAGAGCGTCGGCCTCTCAGAACCAGACCTGCGGCACCCGCCCACCTCCCAAATACTGTTCCGACGCACCCTGGACGTGGGGTCCCAGACGGACGTCTCTGGAGAG GCTGGGATGTGCGGTGGCTCCACTCTGGCTGAAAAGGTGCGACTCAGTCTACAGTATGAAGAAGCCAAGAGAAG CATGGCCAACGTGAAGATCGAGCTCGCCAAACTGGATGGGGAGGCGTGGCCGGGTGAGCTGGACGCAGAGCGTGAGCGCCTCCTGCTGCTCAACGAGAAGGAGGAGCTGCTGAAGGAGCTGCAGTTCGTCACGCCGCGCAGGCGCTCGGCCGGCGACCTGCGGCGCCTGGAGGCCGAGAGACTCCGCCTGGAGGAGGAGCTCCTGTCAGCCCGAACCAGCCCCAGCCAGGCTCTGGCCCAGAG GCTGAAGGTGCAGGAGAGGCGGCGGGTCTTGGTGCAGAAGCTGGAGGAATCGACCCGGCTGGCCACGGTGCTGCAGTCTCAGCTGAAAAG cctttCTGCCAGCACTCTGTCTGTGTCGTCGGGCAGCAGCCTGGGCTCACTGGCCTCTAGCCGTGGCTCCCTGAACGCGTCCAGCCGCGGCTCGCTGAACTCGCTGAGCTCGGCCGAGCTCTACTACAGCCCTGCGGAGCCTCCTCTGGACCTCGAGCTGCTGCTGCAGGAGCGCGGCGGCTCCTACGCGCCGCCCGGCGCCATCACCACCATCCACGAGCACGAGGTGGTCCGGGGCAGCCGCGACGGCCCCGCCCCTGACCAGCCGCCCAAGTCTTTGGCCTCGCTGTCCTCGCGCTCCTCGCTGTCCTCGCTGTCGCCCCCTGGGTCACCCCTGGTGCTAGATGCTGTCTTCTCGTCAGCGCGGGACCTGCCCATCGACTTTGGGGAGTGTGAGGCCATGGCGGCTGGCAGCGAATTCGCTGGCCTGAGTTTCTACGAGAGCCAGCCGCTGCGGGAGGTCGAGAGTGCGGACAGGGAGTCGGGGGATGCTCCGCGGCGGGGGACGCTGGCAGCTCTCCAGGAGGGAATGGCAG gcatggaTCTGCAGAACCCCCTGCTGCAGGAGCAGCCAGCCTGCGTGTCGGCTGCCATCTCTGATGAGTCTGTGGCAGGTGACAGTGGCGTTTACGAGGCGTCGGTCAAACG GTCCAATGAGCTGGAAGACCCGGCCTACACTGAGGATGAACCCACCCCCCTGGAGGCAGTGCAACTCCAACTCGGGCTGAA GTATGACGCGGCAAACTCCGGGTTGGTCATCGTCGTCATTCAGCTACAGTGTCAGGGCGCCGTGCCGGTTCCTCCG TGCACACGGAT GTATCTGCGGCTCGTCCTGCTCCCCTCCTCCAGCGACACCAGCTGCCTGTTCCGCACTCGGGTGCTGAGCCTGGCGGAGGGCATGGCCTTCAGTGACATCTTCCGGGCAACTGGCACCTGGGATGCGCTTTGGTGTAAGACTCTGCGGGTGGACCTGTGCCGCGTGGGCCAGTCACGGCAGGAGGAGTGCCTG GCGGGGGCGCTCGTCAGCTTATCAGACCTGCAGCTCTCCGGGGACCTGTCCACTCAGTGGTACGAGTTGCATGCCCACAGAAGGAGCAAGGAGCTACGCGAGGACAGGCCTGTCCCCCGTGATGGGGGGCAGCACACCTGTGGGGGTGCCGTGGACCTG GATGCGGTGTCGGCCCTCCTGCAGAGGACCTCCACAGAGCTGCAGGCAGTGGAGCAGGAGCTGGCcctggaggagagggagagccaGCTGGGTGTGGGGGAGAAATG GTTGGAGCTGCTGGGAGAAAAGGGGGAGGTAGAGGTTGAAGGAGAGGAGGAACAGGAGGAGGCGGAGGAAGCTCTATTGGGAGATGCCTGCAGCGACCAACACTATAAGGAGGAAGATGAGGTTGTGGAGAGAGAAGCAGAAGTGAGCCAGGAGAGCAACCCCCCAGGTGCTGGAGGACCAACACTG GTGGACAAGGAAACAAACACGGAGGAGGCAGGGGCAGCGGTGCGGCCCAAGGAGCGCGGGGGGGCTGGGCCCAGGCCGAGGGCCTTTGCACGGAACAGCTCAGTAATGCGCTCCCACACCTTCTCCCCTGGGGAGCGCAACCAGTACATCTGCAGG TTGAGCCGCAGTGACAGCGACAGTTCCACGTTGACCCGGAAGTCTCCTTTCATCCGGAATGCTTCAGAGAGACGGAGCCTGAGAGTCAAGCAG ACCATCCGACAGCCCACGCTGCGAGGGCCAGTGGCGGACCGCCCAACACGGACCTCTCTGGACCTGGAGCTGGACCTCCAGGCTGTGAGGACCCGTCAGAACCACCTGGAAGAGGAGCTGCGGCAGCTGCGCGAGCTCAAGATACGGCTGGAGGCTCTGAAGGCGCGTGGGGAGACGGAGCTGCCCTCCGCCGTGCTGGAGGACGAGCGATTTCACAGGCTGCTCCAGCAGGCCGAGAAGCAG GCGGAGCAGTCAAAGGAGGAGCAGAAGCAGGGCTTGAAGGCAGAGAAGCTTCTGAGGAAGGCCTCCAAGGATGTGTGTCGTCTGCGGGAGCAGAGCCAGAAGGTGCCCCTGCAGGTGCAGTCGTTCAG ggAGAAGATGGCCTACTTCACAAGAGCTAAGATACTCATACCCTCACTACCTGCAGATGATGTATGA